In one Maledivibacter sp. genomic region, the following are encoded:
- a CDS encoding FliA/WhiG family RNA polymerase sigma factor, translating to MANIELLKAYKKNKSKEIKDRLIVENIELVKIISGRLYHSYNSNVEYDDIVSYGILGLIDAIEKFDPDKNVKFETYANFRIRGSIIDHLRSLDWVPRSTRQKYRKFEEAMSKLQSSYGLNIDDDILANELNMSLEELKIFLSEVSIFSVVSLDDKMSENSNFNIISEDFETRPESNYLKNETKKILNMTIEKLPEREKMIIKLYYFSELTYKEISKILNISESRVSQLHTKCIVKLKNCLNNIYA from the coding sequence ATGGCTAATATAGAATTATTAAAAGCATATAAAAAAAATAAATCTAAGGAAATAAAAGATAGGCTAATAGTTGAAAACATTGAGCTTGTAAAAATTATATCAGGCAGACTATATCATTCATATAATTCAAATGTAGAATATGACGATATTGTTAGCTATGGTATTTTAGGATTGATTGATGCAATAGAAAAATTTGACCCTGATAAGAATGTGAAATTTGAGACCTATGCCAACTTTCGTATTAGAGGATCTATTATTGACCATTTAAGAAGTTTGGATTGGGTACCAAGATCTACCAGACAAAAATATAGAAAGTTTGAAGAGGCCATGTCAAAGCTTCAAAGTAGCTATGGTTTGAATATTGATGATGATATTCTAGCCAATGAGCTTAATATGTCATTAGAAGAGTTGAAGATATTTCTTTCAGAGGTTTCTATTTTTTCTGTTGTATCCCTTGATGATAAGATGTCTGAGAATAGTAATTTTAACATTATCTCCGAGGATTTTGAGACTAGGCCTGAATCTAATTATTTAAAAAATGAAACAAAGAAGATTTTGAATATGACAATAGAGAAATTGCCTGAAAGAGAAAAAATGATTATAAAGCTTTATTATTTTTCTGAACTAACTTATAAAGAGATTTCAAAGATATTAAATATCTCTGAATCAAGGGTCTCTCAGCTTCATACAAAATGTATTGTGAAATTAAAAAATTGTTTAAATAATATATATGCGTAA
- the frr gene encoding ribosome recycling factor has protein sequence MLEVHKSFEEKMKKSIVVLKEELHSIRAGRANPSLLDRINVNYYGSETPLKQIAGISAPEPRLLVIQPYDSNAIADIEKAIMQSDLGINPSNDGKVIRLAIPMLTEERRKDLQKVVKKSGEEIKVAIRNERRDANDKLKKMQKSNELTEDDLKKAEDEVQKLTDKYIKDVEELISKKEAEILEV, from the coding sequence ATGTTAGAGGTTCATAAGAGTTTTGAGGAAAAAATGAAAAAATCAATTGTAGTGCTTAAAGAAGAGTTACATAGTATAAGAGCTGGTAGAGCTAATCCATCATTACTTGACAGAATTAATGTTAATTATTATGGATCAGAGACTCCGTTAAAGCAAATTGCAGGTATCAGTGCCCCAGAACCTAGGCTATTGGTTATTCAGCCATATGATTCGAATGCTATAGCAGATATTGAAAAAGCCATTATGCAATCTGACTTAGGGATAAACCCTTCAAATGATGGTAAGGTTATTCGCCTTGCTATACCCATGTTAACTGAGGAGAGAAGAAAAGATCTTCAAAAGGTAGTTAAAAAATCCGGTGAGGAAATAAAAGTAGCTATTCGTAATGAACGTAGAGATGCCAATGACAAGCTAAAGAAAATGCAAAAAAGTAATGAACTTACTGAAGACGATTTAAAGAAAGCAGAGGATGAAGTTCAAAAGCTAACGGATAAATACATTAAGGATGTTGAAGAACTAATATCTAAAAAAGAAGCGGAAATTTTGGAGGTATAG
- the tsf gene encoding translation elongation factor Ts gives MAVTASMVKELREKTSAGMLDCKKALVEADGDMEKAVELLREKGLAKVAKKAGRIAAEGIVSSYIHGGRIGVIVEVNSETDFVAKNEEFQTFGKDVAMQVAASNPLYVSREEVPAEVIEKEKEILRHQALNEGKPEKIVDKMVVGRIEKYYKEVCLLEQPFIKNPDITIQELLNEKIAKIGENLNIRRFARFEVGEGIEKKEENFAEEVAKQMQNK, from the coding sequence ATGGCAGTAACTGCTTCAATGGTAAAGGAACTAAGAGAAAAAACTAGTGCAGGTATGTTAGATTGTAAAAAGGCTCTTGTTGAGGCCGATGGTGATATGGAAAAGGCTGTTGAGTTACTAAGAGAAAAGGGTTTAGCTAAAGTAGCTAAGAAGGCTGGTAGAATAGCAGCAGAAGGTATAGTTTCATCATACATACATGGCGGCAGAATCGGTGTTATAGTAGAAGTAAACAGTGAAACTGATTTCGTTGCTAAAAACGAAGAGTTCCAAACTTTTGGTAAAGATGTAGCGATGCAAGTAGCTGCTTCAAATCCATTATACGTAAGTCGTGAAGAAGTACCTGCTGAGGTAATTGAAAAAGAAAAAGAAATTCTTAGACATCAAGCTTTAAATGAAGGAAAGCCAGAGAAAATAGTTGACAAAATGGTTGTAGGAAGAATTGAAAAGTATTATAAAGAAGTTTGTCTTTTAGAGCAACCATTCATTAAAAACCCTGATATTACTATTCAAGAACTATTAAACGAAAAAATAGCAAAAATCGGTGAAAACCTTAATATCAGAAGATTTGCAAGATTTGAAGTTGGAGAAGGTATTGAGAAGAAAGAAGAAAATTTTGCTGAAGAAGTTGCTAAGCAAATGCAAAATAAATAG
- the rseP gene encoding RIP metalloprotease RseP yields MYTIISIISFIFVFGLLVFFHEFGHFAVAKLNNIKVHKFALGMGPKLLSYQGRETEYSLRILPIGGYVHMEGEDEVSDDERSFSSKTPLQRMAVLAAGPIMNIVLAVILLTIIAFNFGAPVNTIDKITEDSPAEIVGLKAGDEIIKINEVDINSWDDIVETIGENEDRILKVNVLRNGEKLSFDITPKLDKKTNRYLIGITPAMEKSVIKSVKSAVGNVFLVMKQIFEFLFNFLRGQGSAEDVVGPIGMFHYVGEAASISIFSLLSLAAVISINLAIINILPFPALDGGRIIFAIIEMIKGSPVDPEKEGFVHMIGFVVLIALMVLVVYKDIIRFNLL; encoded by the coding sequence ATGTATACTATTATTTCAATTATTAGTTTTATCTTTGTGTTTGGGCTACTAGTATTTTTCCATGAATTTGGTCATTTTGCTGTGGCGAAATTGAATAACATTAAAGTCCATAAGTTTGCACTGGGCATGGGACCTAAGCTATTAAGCTATCAAGGCAGGGAAACAGAATATTCTTTAAGGATTTTACCTATTGGGGGATATGTACACATGGAAGGAGAAGATGAAGTTTCAGATGATGAAAGGAGCTTTTCATCTAAAACTCCATTACAAAGAATGGCAGTCTTAGCAGCTGGACCCATCATGAATATAGTGCTGGCTGTAATACTACTTACCATAATTGCATTTAATTTTGGTGCCCCAGTTAATACAATAGATAAAATAACAGAGGATTCTCCTGCGGAAATAGTTGGTTTAAAAGCAGGAGATGAGATTATAAAAATAAACGAAGTCGACATAAACAGCTGGGATGATATAGTTGAAACCATAGGTGAAAATGAGGATAGGATTTTAAAAGTAAATGTATTAAGAAATGGGGAAAAGCTATCCTTTGATATAACACCTAAGCTGGACAAAAAAACTAATAGATACCTTATAGGTATTACACCGGCTATGGAAAAGTCTGTAATAAAGTCGGTTAAATCAGCTGTAGGAAATGTTTTTCTAGTTATGAAGCAGATATTTGAATTTCTCTTTAACTTTTTAAGGGGGCAAGGATCTGCTGAGGATGTTGTTGGACCCATTGGGATGTTCCATTATGTAGGGGAAGCAGCCAGCATTAGCATATTTTCTTTATTATCCTTGGCTGCGGTGATCTCGATAAATTTAGCTATCATAAATATTCTTCCCTTTCCGGCCCTTGATGGAGGCAGAATAATATTTGCTATAATTGAGATGATTAAAGGAAGTCCTGTTGATCCTGAAAAAGAGGGCTTTGTTCATATGATTGGCTTCGTTGTTTTGATTGCTTTGATGGTACTGGTCGTATATAAGGACATAATAAGATTTAATCTGCTTTAG
- a CDS encoding isoprenyl transferase codes for MLKKIIKGSISDKTEKMGLPRHIAIIMDGNGRWAKKRNLPRISGHKAGVEALRDIIETSSNMDIEYLTLYAFSTENWKRPPKEVNGLMELLVIYLRKEIGELHSNNVRINIIGDVLKLPKKAIIEIEKATKMTEENTGLTVNIALNYGGKSDIINAVKNITKAVLDNDLKMEDIDESIFSAYLYTRNIPDPDLLIRTSGEQRISNFLLWQIAYSEFWFTDVYWPDFTSEHLIQAIEDFKQRKRRFGGIK; via the coding sequence ATGCTAAAGAAGATAATAAAGGGTAGTATAAGTGATAAAACAGAGAAGATGGGTTTACCTAGACATATAGCGATTATTATGGATGGAAATGGTAGGTGGGCAAAGAAAAGAAACCTACCTAGAATTTCTGGTCATAAAGCTGGAGTAGAAGCCTTAAGGGATATTATAGAAACATCTTCAAATATGGACATTGAGTATTTGACGTTGTATGCTTTTTCTACGGAAAATTGGAAGAGGCCTCCCAAAGAAGTTAATGGACTTATGGAGCTTCTTGTTATATATCTACGAAAAGAAATAGGCGAACTACACAGTAATAATGTAAGGATAAATATAATCGGAGATGTTTTAAAATTACCTAAAAAAGCAATAATAGAAATTGAGAAAGCTACAAAAATGACAGAAGAAAATACAGGGCTTACTGTAAATATAGCTTTAAATTATGGTGGTAAATCAGATATAATCAATGCCGTAAAGAATATCACAAAGGCTGTTTTAGATAATGATCTTAAAATGGAAGATATAGACGAAAGTATTTTTTCGGCGTATCTATATACTAGAAATATACCGGACCCGGACTTGCTTATAAGAACAAGTGGTGAGCAAAGAATAAGTAATTTTCTTTTATGGCAAATAGCCTACAGCGAATTTTGGTTTACTGATGTGTATTGGCCTGACTTCACATCAGAACATTTAATACAAGCTATTGAAGATTTTAAGCAAAGAAAAAGAAGGTTTGGTGGCATTAAATAA
- a CDS encoding FapA family protein, whose amino-acid sequence MDNYVDRGKKEIFDGDLKNEKSIDINISLSNDYYEAYITIVSGDEEISIDKNDILNALKESNVTFGIKNDVVDEIVLNPYNIYEVPIAKGERHVNGIDGRIEYYFDLKKKIKPKHLEDGKVDHKELNFIQQAKKGEVLAKKILPTESRDGQTVTNRTIRAKKGKLFNFKKGKNVVESEDGISLIANANGEIKAEDGKISVIKVLEINQNVGVATGNIRFEGKVLVKGNVESGYIIRSGEDVEVEGIVEGAEIIAKNIIIHKGIHNNAKLVSEGNIISNFMENCHAEAEGDIICDALIHCHIKCMGKIIAAKKKGLILGGDIYVREEVIAKTIGSQIGSITKIKLGIDENLLIDIKNTKTSIEEKKISLGKVNQAIEVLQIKKNQDSKKKIFLNKYLKTREQCTKELKMLDQHIKTLYSVIEALRHSKVSSEEIHPGTNIRINNSHYIVKNILSNVTLLKENGEIVIAPNLRRS is encoded by the coding sequence ATGGATAATTATGTTGATAGAGGTAAGAAGGAAATTTTTGATGGAGATTTGAAGAATGAAAAATCTATAGATATAAATATCAGTTTATCAAACGATTATTATGAAGCTTATATAACCATTGTATCTGGTGATGAAGAAATTTCTATCGATAAAAATGATATATTGAATGCACTAAAGGAAAGTAATGTTACTTTTGGAATAAAAAATGATGTAGTAGATGAGATAGTTCTTAATCCCTATAATATTTATGAAGTACCTATTGCTAAGGGAGAAAGGCATGTAAATGGAATAGATGGAAGAATTGAATATTATTTTGATTTGAAAAAAAAGATAAAACCAAAGCATCTGGAGGATGGAAAAGTTGATCATAAGGAATTAAATTTTATACAACAAGCTAAAAAAGGAGAAGTACTAGCTAAGAAGATATTACCAACAGAATCAAGGGATGGTCAAACGGTGACCAATAGAACTATAAGGGCAAAGAAGGGCAAGCTTTTTAACTTTAAAAAGGGTAAAAACGTGGTTGAATCTGAAGATGGAATATCTTTAATAGCTAATGCCAATGGTGAGATAAAGGCTGAAGATGGGAAAATTAGCGTAATTAAAGTCCTTGAAATTAATCAAAACGTAGGTGTTGCTACGGGAAATATTAGATTTGAAGGAAAGGTCTTAGTGAAGGGTAATGTAGAAAGTGGATACATTATTCGATCAGGAGAGGATGTAGAGGTAGAAGGTATAGTTGAAGGAGCAGAAATCATAGCAAAAAATATCATTATTCACAAAGGCATTCATAACAATGCTAAGCTTGTCTCAGAGGGTAATATAATCTCTAATTTCATGGAAAATTGCCATGCTGAAGCCGAGGGAGATATAATTTGTGATGCTTTAATTCATTGCCATATAAAGTGTATGGGAAAGATTATAGCTGCTAAGAAAAAGGGACTAATATTAGGTGGCGATATATATGTAAGAGAAGAAGTCATAGCCAAGACTATCGGAAGCCAAATAGGTTCTATTACTAAAATTAAATTAGGTATTGATGAAAACTTGCTTATAGATATAAAAAATACAAAGACATCAATTGAAGAGAAAAAGATAAGCCTGGGAAAGGTTAATCAAGCAATTGAGGTTCTACAGATTAAAAAAAATCAAGACTCTAAAAAGAAGATTTTCTTAAATAAATATTTAAAGACAAGGGAGCAATGCACTAAGGAGCTTAAAATGCTTGACCAGCATATTAAGACCTTATATTCTGTAATTGAAGCTTTAAGGCATAGCAAGGTAAGCAGTGAAGAAATTCATCCTGGAACCAATATTAGAATCAATAATTCACATTATATAGTTAAAAATATATTGAGTAATGTTACTTTGTTAAAGGAAAATGGTGAAATAGTAATTGCTCCTAATTTGAGAAGGAGTTGA
- a CDS encoding chemotaxis protein CheD — protein sequence MGDLVKVGMADLKTTKSPGILTTLGLGSCVGICLYDPVVKVSGMAHIMLPSSKSIRNNSNLYKFADTGIDLLIKEMVKKGAVKHRLISKIAGGAQMFSFASKSDIMKIGERNVIAVKKLLKTYGIPIKAEDTGGSYGRTIEFHSLNGKLTVKTIGHGIKEF from the coding sequence ATGGGTGATTTAGTAAAGGTTGGAATGGCTGATTTAAAAACAACAAAATCACCGGGAATATTGACGACATTGGGACTAGGTTCTTGTGTTGGGATTTGCCTCTATGACCCTGTAGTAAAAGTATCTGGAATGGCCCATATAATGCTTCCAAGTAGTAAAAGTATTAGGAATAATAGTAATTTATATAAATTTGCCGACACTGGAATAGATTTACTTATTAAAGAGATGGTAAAAAAAGGTGCTGTAAAACATCGTCTTATCAGTAAAATAGCAGGCGGTGCCCAAATGTTTTCTTTTGCTAGCAAAAGCGATATAATGAAAATTGGTGAAAGAAATGTTATTGCAGTTAAGAAGTTATTGAAAACCTACGGTATACCTATTAAAGCTGAAGATACAGGTGGTAGTTATGGAAGAACAATAGAATTCCATTCCTTAAACGGTAAGCTCACGGTTAAGACAATTGGTCATGGTATCAAGGAATTTTAG
- the rpsB gene encoding 30S ribosomal protein S2, translating into MGVISMKQLLEAGVHFGHQTRRWNPKMAEYIFTERNGIYIIDLQKTVKKMDAAYEFVKSLAAEGKKILFVGTKKQAQEAVEKEAKRCGMFYVNQRWLGGMLTNYQTIKKRIDRLVELETMEENGTFNVLPKKEVIKLRNEKEKLEKFLNGIKTMNGIPDALFIVDPRKERIAIKEAQILGLPIISIVDTNCDPDEVDYVIPGNDDAIRAVKLITGKIAEAVIEGRQGEEFDTEEETQEAPKEVVAE; encoded by the coding sequence ATGGGTGTAATTTCAATGAAGCAATTACTTGAAGCAGGGGTTCACTTTGGACATCAAACAAGAAGATGGAATCCTAAAATGGCTGAGTACATCTTTACAGAAAGAAATGGTATTTATATCATTGATTTACAAAAAACTGTTAAAAAGATGGATGCGGCATATGAGTTTGTTAAGAGTTTAGCTGCTGAAGGAAAGAAGATTCTTTTCGTAGGTACAAAAAAACAAGCTCAAGAAGCAGTTGAAAAGGAAGCAAAAAGATGTGGAATGTTCTATGTTAATCAAAGATGGTTAGGTGGAATGTTAACGAACTATCAAACTATAAAGAAAAGAATTGATAGACTAGTAGAACTTGAAACTATGGAAGAGAATGGAACTTTCAATGTTCTTCCTAAAAAAGAAGTAATTAAGCTTAGAAATGAAAAAGAAAAATTAGAAAAATTCTTAAATGGTATTAAGACTATGAATGGTATTCCAGATGCTTTATTTATAGTAGATCCAAGAAAAGAAAGAATCGCTATTAAAGAAGCTCAAATATTAGGTTTACCAATAATATCTATTGTTGATACAAATTGTGATCCTGATGAAGTGGATTATGTTATACCGGGTAACGATGATGCGATAAGAGCAGTTAAATTAATAACTGGTAAAATTGCTGAAGCTGTTATTGAAGGTAGACAAGGCGAGGAATTTGATACAGAGGAAGAGACTCAAGAAGCTCCAAAAGAAGTAGTAGCAGAATAA
- a CDS encoding 1-deoxy-D-xylulose-5-phosphate reductoisomerase yields MKNITILGSTGSIGTQTLDVIRNYPDAFKIIAISGNNNIDLLLKQIQEFKPEYVAVYDENNAKELKSRVVNSNVKILCGIDGLNEISTLSKVDIVVTSVVGNIGLVPTLMAIKAGKTIALANKETLVTAGELVMKEAELRGVDILPVDSEHSAIFQCLQGAKDKEVKRIILTASGGPFRGLKKEQLSDAVARDALKHPNWSMGRKISIDSATLMNKGLEVIEAKWLFDLEVEQIDVVIHPQSVIHSMVEFIDNSVLAQLGIPDMRIPIQYALTYPERVKSYSKGLNFEKYNKLTFEKPDMDTFPCLPLAYEAIRAGGTMPTVLNAANEELVMQYLNNKISFYDIPDRIEKAMKNHYLINKPDLNDIIETDKNTREYINKSF; encoded by the coding sequence ATGAAGAATATAACTATTTTAGGATCGACTGGTTCAATTGGTACACAAACTCTAGATGTGATTAGAAATTATCCCGATGCATTTAAGATAATAGCTATAAGTGGTAATAATAATATTGATTTATTACTGAAACAAATTCAGGAGTTTAAACCAGAATATGTGGCTGTATACGATGAGAATAATGCTAAAGAATTAAAAAGTAGAGTCGTTAATTCAAATGTTAAGATATTATGTGGAATTGATGGACTAAATGAGATATCCACTCTTAGCAAAGTTGATATAGTTGTTACATCCGTGGTTGGCAATATAGGACTTGTTCCAACCCTTATGGCTATTAAAGCTGGTAAAACCATTGCCCTTGCAAATAAAGAAACCTTGGTTACGGCCGGTGAGCTAGTAATGAAGGAAGCTGAGTTAAGGGGTGTAGATATACTACCTGTGGATAGTGAACATAGTGCTATTTTCCAATGCTTGCAGGGTGCTAAGGATAAAGAAGTTAAAAGGATCATATTAACGGCTTCTGGAGGTCCATTTAGAGGCCTAAAAAAAGAACAGCTTTCCGACGCTGTGGCTAGGGATGCTCTGAAACATCCCAACTGGTCAATGGGAAGAAAAATATCTATAGATTCGGCAACCTTAATGAATAAGGGACTTGAAGTTATAGAGGCGAAGTGGTTATTTGACCTTGAGGTGGAACAAATTGACGTAGTAATACATCCTCAAAGTGTCATTCATTCTATGGTAGAATTCATAGATAATTCAGTTTTAGCTCAGCTTGGTATTCCAGACATGAGAATCCCAATACAGTATGCACTTACATATCCAGAAAGAGTCAAGTCCTATTCTAAAGGTTTAAATTTTGAAAAGTATAACAAGCTGACCTTTGAAAAACCTGATATGGATACTTTTCCATGTCTTCCTTTAGCTTATGAGGCTATACGTGCCGGGGGAACCATGCCCACGGTATTAAATGCTGCTAATGAAGAGCTTGTAATGCAGTACCTAAACAATAAAATTAGTTTCTATGATATACCCGATAGAATAGAAAAAGCAATGAAGAATCATTATTTAATAAATAAACCTGATTTAAATGATATAATTGAGACAGATAAAAACACTAGAGAATATATAAATAAATCTTTCTAA
- the pyrH gene encoding UMP kinase — MRPKYKRVILKISGEALAGEKGFGINQEVIDSIAEQVKEVIELGVEVAVVVGGGNFWRGRSSEGMDRTTADYMGMLATVINSLALQDSLENIGILTRVQTAIEMRQIAEPYIRRRAVRHLEKGRVIIFAAGTGNPYFSTDTTASLRAAEIEAEVILLAKKVDGVYDSDPVENPNAKKFDELTYIEVLNRGLKVMDSTATSLCMDNKIPIIVFSLKNPENIKRVILGERIGTYVKEEDLC; from the coding sequence GTGAGGCCCAAATATAAGAGAGTCATATTAAAAATAAGTGGTGAAGCATTAGCAGGTGAGAAGGGGTTTGGCATTAATCAAGAAGTAATCGATTCTATTGCTGAGCAAGTTAAAGAAGTAATTGAATTAGGTGTGGAAGTTGCTGTCGTTGTTGGTGGAGGCAATTTTTGGAGAGGTAGAAGTAGTGAAGGTATGGATCGCACTACAGCCGATTATATGGGAATGTTAGCTACAGTAATCAATTCCTTGGCCTTACAGGATTCTTTAGAGAATATTGGCATATTAACTAGAGTTCAAACAGCTATTGAGATGAGGCAAATTGCTGAACCATATATAAGAAGAAGAGCTGTTAGACATTTAGAAAAGGGTAGAGTGATAATATTTGCTGCGGGAACTGGAAATCCTTATTTTTCTACGGATACTACTGCATCACTGAGAGCTGCAGAAATAGAAGCGGAAGTAATATTACTTGCTAAAAAGGTAGATGGTGTATATGATAGTGATCCAGTTGAAAACCCAAATGCAAAAAAATTCGATGAACTTACTTATATTGAAGTTTTAAATAGAGGGTTAAAGGTTATGGATTCTACTGCTACTTCTCTATGTATGGATAATAAAATCCCTATAATAGTATTTAGTCTTAAAAACCCTGAAAATATTAAAAGGGTTATATTAGGAGAAAGAATTGGTACTTATGTAAAGGAGGAGGATTTATGTTAG
- a CDS encoding chemotaxis protein CheW, with the protein MSIQEYVLFKLDNEYYGIDIHNVETIEKVMPITRVPYTKKFIKGVVNLRGNVVPVIDLRKRFELADKEYDENSRIIIVKLDEITVGMIVDSSSEVIQLSEEDVEEAPSLKGNSEENFVKCIGKKNERIIMIIDLQKILDINDIEKDI; encoded by the coding sequence ATGTCTATTCAAGAATATGTTCTTTTTAAATTGGATAACGAATACTATGGCATTGATATTCACAATGTAGAGACCATAGAAAAGGTTATGCCAATAACCCGTGTACCTTACACAAAAAAATTTATAAAAGGTGTTGTAAATTTAAGGGGTAACGTTGTACCTGTAATTGATTTGAGAAAAAGATTTGAACTTGCGGATAAAGAATATGACGAGAATTCAAGAATAATCATCGTTAAATTAGATGAAATAACAGTTGGAATGATCGTAGACTCTTCGTCGGAAGTTATCCAATTATCGGAAGAAGATGTTGAAGAAGCTCCATCCCTTAAGGGCAATAGTGAAGAAAACTTTGTTAAATGTATTGGGAAGAAAAATGAACGCATTATTATGATTATCGACCTTCAAAAGATACTAGATATAAATGATATTGAAAAGGACATATAG
- a CDS encoding phosphatidate cytidylyltransferase encodes MLKRILSGAIGVPLLIFIVMSGGMVLKLSTLVVVLIALKEFYHSFNQIEIYPLSYLGYIFTIFMYFTVSSFYVNFTFLLITFAVLLIFLFNKKVALTDISITLLGFLYISYFLLHIILTSTLDSNMLIWFIFIIAWSADTSAYFAGNFFGTKIFGPKKLFPEVSPKKTIEGFVGGILGSTLASFIFSYLFLPDFLVHSTILGFLGSFISQTGDLVASKIKRTVGIKDFGNVMPGHGGILDRFDSILLIAPIVYYYTLFFFK; translated from the coding sequence ATGCTAAAGAGAATACTATCAGGTGCTATAGGGGTACCTCTTCTTATTTTTATCGTAATGAGTGGTGGAATGGTTTTAAAATTATCAACTCTTGTAGTTGTATTAATAGCTCTTAAAGAATTTTATCATTCCTTTAACCAGATAGAAATATATCCCCTAAGCTACTTAGGATATATATTTACAATATTTATGTATTTCACAGTTTCAAGTTTTTATGTGAATTTCACTTTTTTATTGATAACCTTTGCGGTGTTATTGATCTTTCTGTTCAATAAAAAGGTTGCACTTACTGATATTTCCATAACGTTATTAGGATTTCTATACATATCATATTTCTTATTACATATTATTTTAACATCGACACTAGATTCAAATATGTTAATATGGTTCATTTTTATTATAGCTTGGTCGGCGGATACTTCAGCCTATTTTGCTGGAAACTTTTTTGGAACAAAGATTTTTGGACCTAAGAAACTATTTCCAGAGGTTAGTCCTAAAAAAACTATTGAAGGTTTTGTTGGTGGAATATTGGGGAGTACTTTAGCTTCATTTATCTTCTCCTATTTATTCCTACCGGACTTCTTAGTCCATTCTACAATTTTGGGGTTTTTAGGTAGCTTTATTTCTCAAACAGGAGATTTAGTTGCCTCAAAAATAAAACGAACTGTTGGAATAAAGGACTTTGGCAATGTGATGCCTGGACATGGTGGAATACTCGATAGATTCGATAGTATACTATTAATAGCACCGATTGTATATTACTATACACTATTTTTCTTTAAGTAA
- a CDS encoding chemotaxis protein CheC, translating to MNNYLNNMDALVLDILKEVGNIGAGNATTALAKMLNKKIDMTVPKVNILDFSDVADLIGGAETLVCSIFFEIEGDLNGSIMFLLEIESSKTLINLLMNGYELNEIDDFAKSALKEIGNILSGAYVSSLSGLTGLNMKISIPSLAIDMAGAILSVPAIEFGQVSDKILIIETAFMEGHDNVRGFFFLVPDYDSYDVLLNSLGVPSDG from the coding sequence ATGAATAATTATCTAAATAATATGGATGCATTAGTTCTTGACATATTGAAAGAGGTTGGTAATATAGGAGCTGGTAATGCTACTACAGCCTTAGCTAAAATGCTAAATAAAAAGATTGACATGACAGTTCCTAAAGTTAATATCCTAGATTTTTCAGATGTAGCAGATTTGATTGGTGGAGCAGAAACTCTAGTTTGCAGTATTTTCTTTGAAATAGAAGGAGATTTAAATGGAAGTATAATGTTTCTTTTAGAGATTGAATCGTCAAAAACCTTAATTAATTTACTGATGAATGGATATGAGCTAAATGAAATTGACGATTTTGCAAAATCGGCATTAAAGGAAATAGGCAATATTCTTTCTGGGGCCTATGTTTCATCGTTATCGGGTTTGACAGGATTGAATATGAAAATATCTATTCCATCACTAGCTATTGATATGGCCGGGGCAATACTCAGTGTACCTGCTATTGAATTTGGGCAAGTTAGTGATAAAATACTTATAATTGAGACAGCATTTATGGAAGGTCATGATAATGTTAGAGGCTTTTTCTTTCTGGTTCCGGATTATGATTCATATGACGTATTATTAAATAGCTTAGGAGTACCGAGCGATGGGTGA